In the genome of Paenarthrobacter ilicis, the window GGAAGCCGCGGGCGGCGCGCAGGCCTGCGGCGATGTCGTGGCTGCCGTCCAGGTGGGGATCGTTGATGAGGCCCTTCCAGCCGACGGTGGTGCGGGGCTTCTCGAAGTAGGTCCGCATCACTATCAGCAGGTCTTCCTTGTGCTTTTCGGCCTGGCTGACCAGCCGGCGGGCGTATTCGAGCCCGGCCTTGGGGTCGTGGATGGAACACGGGCCCACAATCACCAACAGGCGATCGTCCACGCCGTCCATGATGGCGCGGACCTGGTCACGGCCACGGTCGACGACGGCAGCTGAGCGGGCGTCCAACGGCAACTCTGCGATGAGGTCCTGGGGCGCCGGAAGCGGCTCGAAGCGGGCCACCCGCAGGTTGGAGGTGGCGGGCTGGTTTGAGCCGTCCTGCTGGAGCGGTGCGGGTTCTGCGGAGATGCTGGTCATTTTCTTGGGTCCTGTCCGGGATGCGGAGCGGGCCCCTTGTCAGAACCCGCCGGATATGGCGAAGGGCAGAGAATGATCTCTGCCCTGTTGGCTCTGAAGGAAAGTTGGATGCGTGTCAGTTAGACGCGGGCCCCTCCAGAGCCAACGAAAAATACGCATACCAACGGTTTGTCATAGCCACACCATAATCACGTACGGTCACACCCGCCAAATTGTGTCCACTATGAGGACAGCAGCTTGCGCAGGAACTGCAATTGCCTGATCCAGTGGTGCTCCTGTCCGCCTTCGTGGTTGTTGAAGCGGTACACCTCCATGTCCTTCTCCGGCGCCCCGGCATCAAGACCGTAGTTGTTGTAGCTCGCAAACACTGTGGACGGCGGGCAGATATCGTCCATTTGAGCGGCGGAGAACAGCGCCGGAACGGAGGCAGCCCGCCCCAGGTGGACGCCGTCGAAGTAGTTCAGGACTGCCAGCATTGGTTCATACTTGTCCCGGTGACGGCCCAGGAACGACGCAATTTCCGGGTACGGGCCCCGCGGTGTGATGTCGATTGCCCTGGGGAAGTCCTGCAGGAAGGGAACGTCCGGCATGGCGGCAACTATGCCGTCCAGACGTCCGGCCACCAAGCCGGCGGCGGCAACAGTAATACCGCCACCCTGGCTCACGCCGGTGAGGATCACCTGGGAGGGGTCGACGGCGGCATGGCTCTGCGCCGCTTCCACCGCGCGGAAGGCGTCAACGTAGACCCGCCGGAAGTAGTAATCGTCCTGGTGCCCGGATCCACGGGTCATGAGGCCTGCGTAGTTCACCTCACCCGCGGAGGGATGGGGATCGGGGGTGTCGCCGGAGACGCCGCCGTAGCCTTGGCCGCGGGTGTCCATGATGAAGTGCGCGTAACCTGCCTGGGCCCAACGGGTGTTCTGGTTGACCAGGCCC includes:
- a CDS encoding acetylxylan esterase, with product MPLFDLPLEQLRTYTSSTSAPADLGAFWDRTIAEARELPLNAVFEPVDNYLSVIDTFDVTFSGFGGDRIKGWLHLPSGVEAGTRLPVVVEYIGYSGGRGLVNQNTRWAQAGYAHFIMDTRGQGYGGVSGDTPDPHPSAGEVNYAGLMTRGSGHQDDYYFRRVYVDAFRAVEAAQSHAAVDPSQVILTGVSQGGGITVAAAGLVAGRLDGIVAAMPDVPFLQDFPRAIDITPRGPYPEIASFLGRHRDKYEPMLAVLNYFDGVHLGRAASVPALFSAAQMDDICPPSTVFASYNNYGLDAGAPEKDMEVYRFNNHEGGQEHHWIRQLQFLRKLLSS